The Vibrio gallaecicus genome contains a region encoding:
- the pgi gene encoding glucose-6-phosphate isomerase has translation MLKNINPTQTSAWKDLTAHFESAQDMVLKDLFAKDAQRFEKFSTKFGSDILVDYSKNLVDADTMNKLFSLANETELKSAIEAMFSGEAINKTEGRSVLHTALRNRSDNPVIVDGKDVMPAVNAVLAKMELFTHRIVSGDWKGYTGKEITDVVNIGIGGSDLGPYMVTEALTPYKTRLNMHFVSNVDGTHIVETLKPLNPETTLFLVASKTFTTQETMTNAHSARDWFLAEAGDEAHVAKHFAALSTNAPSVAEFGIDTDNMFEFWDWVGGRYSLWSAIGLSISLSIGFDNFVELLDGAHDMDNHFASTELESNIPVILALIGIWYNNFHGAESEAILPYDQYMHRFAAYFQQGNMESNGKFVDRNGNPVDYQTGPIIWGEPGTNGQHAFYQLIHQGTKLIPADFIAPAISHNPASDHHQKLMSNFFAQTEALAFGKTKEVVEAEFLAAGKTAEEAAELAPFKVFEGNRPTNSILVKQITPRTLGNLIAMYEHKIFVQGVIWNIFSFDQWGVELGKQLANQILPELADGSEVSSHDSSTNGLINAFNAFKA, from the coding sequence ATGTTGAAAAACATTAACCCAACGCAAACATCTGCGTGGAAAGATCTAACAGCTCATTTTGAATCTGCACAAGATATGGTTCTTAAAGATCTTTTTGCAAAAGATGCGCAGCGCTTTGAAAAATTCTCTACAAAATTTGGTTCAGATATCTTAGTTGATTATTCAAAGAACCTAGTTGATGCTGACACTATGAATAAGTTGTTCTCTCTTGCGAACGAGACAGAACTGAAATCAGCAATTGAAGCTATGTTTAGTGGTGAAGCAATCAATAAAACAGAAGGTCGTTCTGTTCTTCATACTGCTCTACGTAACCGCAGCGATAACCCTGTAATCGTTGATGGCAAAGATGTAATGCCTGCAGTAAACGCAGTACTAGCAAAAATGGAACTGTTTACACACCGCATCGTTTCTGGTGATTGGAAAGGTTACACAGGTAAAGAGATTACTGACGTTGTAAACATCGGTATCGGCGGCTCGGATCTTGGTCCATACATGGTAACTGAGGCGCTAACGCCATACAAAACTCGCCTAAATATGCACTTTGTTTCTAACGTTGATGGTACTCACATCGTTGAAACACTTAAGCCTCTAAACCCAGAAACAACGTTGTTCTTGGTTGCATCTAAAACATTCACCACTCAAGAAACGATGACGAATGCACACTCTGCTCGTGATTGGTTCTTAGCTGAAGCTGGTGATGAAGCACACGTTGCTAAGCACTTCGCTGCACTTTCAACGAACGCACCTTCTGTTGCTGAGTTCGGTATTGATACTGACAATATGTTCGAATTCTGGGACTGGGTTGGCGGTCGTTACTCACTATGGTCTGCTATTGGTCTTTCTATCTCACTTTCTATTGGCTTCGATAACTTCGTTGAGCTATTAGATGGTGCTCATGATATGGATAACCATTTTGCTTCAACTGAACTAGAAAGCAATATTCCTGTAATCCTTGCTCTTATTGGTATTTGGTACAATAACTTCCATGGCGCTGAGTCTGAAGCGATCTTGCCATACGATCAGTACATGCACCGTTTTGCTGCTTACTTCCAGCAAGGTAACATGGAATCAAATGGCAAGTTTGTTGACCGTAATGGCAACCCTGTGGATTACCAAACTGGTCCTATTATTTGGGGTGAACCTGGAACAAACGGTCAGCACGCTTTCTACCAACTGATCCACCAAGGTACTAAGCTGATCCCTGCAGATTTCATTGCTCCTGCAATTAGCCATAACCCTGCATCTGATCATCACCAAAAACTGATGTCGAACTTCTTTGCTCAAACTGAAGCACTTGCGTTTGGTAAAACGAAAGAAGTAGTTGAAGCTGAGTTCCTAGCGGCGGGTAAAACTGCAGAAGAAGCGGCTGAACTGGCACCATTTAAAGTTTTTGAGGGTAACCGCCCAACAAACTCTATTTTGGTTAAACAGATTACACCTCGCACACTAGGTAACTTGATTGCCATGTACGAACATAAAATCTTTGTTCAAGGTGTTATCTGGAATATCTTCAGCTTTGATCAATGGGGTGTAGAGCTTGGTAAGCAACTGGCAAACCAAATTCTTCCTGAGCTGGCTGATGGTTCTGAAGTATCATCTCATGACAGTTCAACAAATGGCCTGATTAACGCATTTAACGCGTTCAAAGCATAA
- a CDS encoding chemotaxis protein CheX, which yields MRAEFVNPFLASLMNVLKTMASLELKPQKPRVKKDEIARGDVSGLIGMVGQQSRGSMSITFDEGLALEIMQNMLGERPNGLNEEVTDMVGEITNMVTGGAKRILAESGFDFDMATPVVVSGKGHTIRHKCEGSIIIMPFTSQWGNAFIEICFE from the coding sequence ATGCGCGCTGAATTTGTAAACCCGTTTTTAGCCTCTTTAATGAATGTACTAAAAACGATGGCCTCTCTAGAATTGAAGCCACAAAAACCAAGAGTAAAGAAAGACGAAATTGCTCGAGGTGATGTATCAGGCTTAATCGGTATGGTTGGCCAACAAAGTCGCGGCTCTATGTCGATTACCTTTGATGAAGGGCTTGCGCTAGAGATCATGCAAAACATGCTTGGTGAAAGACCAAATGGTCTAAACGAAGAAGTGACAGACATGGTCGGCGAAATCACCAATATGGTGACGGGCGGTGCTAAGCGCATCCTTGCTGAAAGTGGATTCGATTTCGATATGGCAACACCAGTTGTTGTATCAGGTAAAGGTCATACGATTCGCCATAAATGTGAAGGCTCTATTATTATCATGCCATTCACATCTCAATGGGGTAACGCCTTCATTGAAATTTGTTTCGAGTAA